ATCTTGTGCTCTAGTCATTCTCTGTTGGAGGCTGAATACTACACAGTGAAGTAACTTTCATCTTGTCTGGTAGAGCAATTTGTATCAAGAAAGCAAGGAAAGTAACCTTTCCTTTGTGacatgcaggaaaaaattacttggCTTTTGGTAGAAAAATACAttgcacctcaaatactgtgacacatttggggtgggggggtggggggaggggcaggcagggtgagAGTGAAATTTCTGTTTATGTACAGGGCCAGGGGGTTACTGACAGAGCACAAACACAGGGTGGTATAACAGACTCCATCCCTGCATCTCCTCAAGCTCAGTGGTATGTAGCAGAAAGGCTGAACAGGAAGACTGAAAACCATTAGTCTTCTACCTCTGATTAAGCAATCAAACTCCACTTTGAGGTCTCAGGTGGCTAACACAAAGGTGACTAAAGGCAGCTACTGAAGAGAACAAATCTCCTGTTTGACCCTTTTGGAAGCACTGATACGTGTAGATTTGCCAAGAGCCTGCCTACTGCTGCAGATGAAGCCTGCACTATACTTTTTTTGGGTTAGGATTATAAAGTCTTGTGCAGCAAGATGGAGACAGAACTAAAATACCTTAGAGAAAGGTCCAAGGACTACAATGCTACTTCATTTTTTCTATGGTTTTTGTACGCTCTGAGGAAACAAGCTTAATGAACAATTTAATCACGACAAAATTCCCATTTTTCTAACACTTCACAGCACCGAGGTCTCTTTACGAAGAGGAATATACCTTTATTTTATGTCCATGGggtggggaaagaggaaaaaaatgaagaaatcaCTGTTCTTCAGTGTTAGAAAAACACCTCTGCCCTTGCTAAGTTCTGGGAAGAATTCACACTTCAGCAAGGTTAAAGGGGTATGGGGGAAGGCAAAGGGTTAATAACTTGACTTCTCTGATGGCACCAGTCTGATGGCTGTGGCCAAAGCTTGTTTCTTACTGCACTTGCCCTCCCAGCAGACAAACTTCATCTACTAACTGTGCCAAGAGAAAGAATTGGTTGTTTGTATTCATGAATTTGCatgaatacattaaaaaaatgtgttttagcTTCCCTGATAGTCATTGTGTCAACTGCTAGAGAATCAGATATTGCCACGTTTTTTGCCAAAGACCTTATACAACATTTTTAATAGTGTGTATTAGATGGCATAGTTGTTAAAGCTGTTAattgggggggtgtgggtgtgtgtgtgtgtgtgtgtgtgtgtgtgtgtgtgtggtgggggTGTGTCTCAGTTCCTCCCCTCAAATTTAGTACTGGAAGAATTCTTTGGCAGGGACCGGGTACATACTAAGAAACTTTGAGTGTGAATGCTTTAAAGTAGTACAGGGAATACTTTCCTGTCAATGACAAACTTGAAAAATTGTAAAATTTAAGTACTTCTACATAGTGTCTGAAgtgttctgaaaatgaaaacaattacaATCCTTTTCTGGCAATTCCAAAAGTCTGAAATTGAGATGGTAATTTACTTACCACAAAGAATAAAGATGGCAGGATGCACTTGAAAACCTCAAATATTTACCACCCAGAACTGTTACAGATAGGATACCTTGACTACAGAACTTCACCACTTGTGCATGTGAAACTGACAATGGTTAAAGTAAATCACTTCCTAATCTGCCTCCACAACTCCCAGAATAACATCTATAAAACAGATACTCAATCTGAAAGAAGCCCTTTCCATAACCACTACAATCATTatcacagcaaaatgaaaactagTTTCACTTGTACTGTCATCAGTCTAACATCATACATTTTCTACAGAACTACTGCCACCCTGAGTCAAGTCAGACACAAATCCCATTTAGCTTTTCTCAAATTCAGAACGTACTCACTTCAAATGGCTATGCATCACAAACTTTCAAGCTGCTATGCAAAGCAAGAGGGTTTTAAGTGCTTAGTTATAGTCCATTAATCCTAACAATCTGAATTATTAAACGAGCATATCTGGGAGACACATTTGTgacactttaaaatattactgtttgTACATCTTAAAAGAATATTATGGGGCTTTGCTAATGTCTGATTTTAGGTAACTAGCACATTATAGCATAAATAGGTAGGCAACCACAACTTCGCCTTCAAAAATATTACCCAAATTATTATCTGTCACTTGGAGATGCTACAACTGCAACAAGTAGTTTAGCAGTTTCTTATTATCATTTTAATGCACTGAACAGAAGGTACAAGAATTTCAGTATTCAGTGTATTGTGAGTTCTAATACTGAATACAAGCTGGAAAGTTGTATGCAATTTTAAACCTGTTTTTGCATGGCACTGTATGACAGAAAAGCTTTACTGCCGGACAAAGCTCACGCTGCATTCACCTCCTAGTTACCTTCTCAGTCAACCACAAGCTCAGACGCCAGCATGAAAACATAAGAATCTGTGCTCAACCTTAACAGCTATACTAACACCAATGcttggagaaaggagaaaagaacgAGTGAGCTCTATAACCTGCAGGTTCTTCAATTAAAATGCCCCATTTCCAGGACCACCTAGTTTAGTTGCATCtactttttgtttgcttgactGACAGTGAAAGAGCAACTTTTCAAGGCAATAAAATACAGGCACTTCAAGGCAAGAGAGAGAACAAGAAAGGCATAGGACTGAGGCCACATCCAAAGTCACCCGCGCTTGCCAAGAGGGGGGAAGTGCAGAACAACTCAAGCAATCTAAGGCTACCAGTAGTACTGAAAAAGGACGCTGAAAAAGAAGAGTCATTCTCAACATGCAATATCGCccaactcaatttttttttttttgggggtgggggtggggtggggtgtcctGCATTATTTTGAAAGCCAAAACAAGGCATGCCCAGGCCATAAACAAACATACCTTTATAAAAATACActggacttaaaaaaaaccactataTAATAGTACtgtaattatttcagtaaaagtaACTCCATATTATATGTAGAGAACTTGAGAGGGCAAGGATTAGAAAGGTACAGAGGGTGGCACAACACACCACATGCTGACCTCTATCTCTCGGAGTTTGGCACGCTTTTCTTCACTCATTTCTGAATATTTGACAGATGACTTGGATTCAGGCATTTCTTCTTTAATAGGATTGGAATACATGTGTTGTTCTTCTGACTTAGAACTCTGAGTATCTTCCTCAtcttcactttcttcttcttgactttacagaaaacaaatatatttaagttAATTCAGTAAGACAATTATCTGTTACAAAATTTACAATCTCCCCTACTTATTTTTATGATTAGTTACTAGTTTTGAAATCTGTGAATTAAGACTATTATGTAAAAGTCTGCAGCTACAAAACAGTCTCCATCTGTGAGACATCTcaatcttttaattaaattgttaGCTTTTATTACTCAGATAATTAACACTTTTCATATAACCAGAATGCAGAATTCTTGAAATTTACAGTCACCAAATCCATATCTAACTCAGCTACAAAACATGCCCATTACCTTAATAAAATCTCTTTAAGTACCGTAATCATGCTTTTCAGATATAAGTTTTATCAAAAACCAAAAGTAGAGTAAATTTTGTTCTTTGGAGACAAGCATGTGATGGCACatattcaaaattaaattcccAGACTGGCCACTAGAGTGCTGCAGTACTACACGCAATGCAGTATGTTATTTAAAGCACTACTAATAGATGTTCTCAACTGCCTACAGAGCGAAGTCACTAACAGGTGACAGGGAGTGTATCAGCATCCAAAGAAACACATACATCAGCATATTATCCACTGTGTCTcaaaagcaaaaggcagagTCTTAGATACATTCATACACATCTGACATCAAGATTTCCAAACTATAAACTACTACTACCTCAGTTCTTCGTATTTGCCATTCAGTTCTCAAATGAGTCTCAATTTAAAGATTATGGATAACAACTCTACCAAAAGGTGTAATTTATCTTGTTAGAAAAAATTATGGGGGCTAGAAGCATGCTGTACCTAAAACCCTGATTCTTCTCCATTTGCTTATTTTCCCACTgtcaaaaatttcatttttgttctgctcttATAGTACATTTATATCTTACAGTGAGTTTCAAAAGACACTCAACCTTAgacaaaaaattaatatattttcatcagaatgaaaaagtatttacttttgaatttcctcctcctcagatTCTTCATGTTGGTCAAAAAGCTCCCACTTAGAAGTAGTAACAGCTAGAAGAGACAGTAAGGTAactttaacaacagaaaaagcaatcacTTAATCTGAAAATTAGTATTTGtagatataataaaaattacaatgTGGTAAAAGTTACCAGCACCTTTCACTTAATACAGACTTTCTATTTCATAGAAATACTCAAAACTACACATTATCAGAATATTTACTATTTGCAGAGATATTCGCTTGCATTGCACATGTTTCAGTAAAGCCTTCAAAAGCAGCCAAGTTTTGTcagtttgtaaaatatttcaaacaaatatttagaaagaCTGCCAACCActcacaaagatttttttttctgcatttattcttAATGAActgggaattatttttaaaggctagTACGTTATCAAAGTAGaataacaaaaccagaacacacTATTTTCCTCGCTGAAGTTATAGCCAAAAAAAGTTACTTCTAAAAATCCTACTGTGTTACTACAGAAATCATATTAGCACTTTTAAAAAGATCAACTGAAAATAATCATGAGATAGGCAAGTGACGTTAAGCTTTCAGTTTACTTAAGGAAgtgttttagaaaatatataGTTTGAAAACTAACCTTGAGCTTCCAGTTCCGATTCATCCACTGCTTCCCACTTTGAAGGGGCAACTTTAAATATAGGCTCATTCTTTTTTGGGTCTTCAGCCGCATCCACTGATGGAGAAAagagacacagaaaaataatctccAAAGCTCTTCAAaagttcaaacagaaaaatcctaATACAACAATCAGATTTAAATACTGAAGCGTATTATaccattttattatttgttaagAAAAGAAGTTTGGATTTGGAACCTGATGTGCATAACACCAAAGTCACCTACTGTGCCCCTGAAGCAATTCTAAtctaaaagcagttttaaaactaATTCTTCTTAGAACAAATTGAAATTAatcaattaaacattttatggAGCTACATGCCATGTTAATTCTTGGCTGTACTTATAAAAAACTACtcaggagttaaaaaaaaaaaaacatcaaaaattgAAGATTCAAGTCAAAAGTGAAGTTGAAACATTTCGTACAAGGAACTCCATCAAGATCATCATCCAGCGATTTAATTGGGACTCCATCCAGGTCGTCAATAGGAGCTGCATCAATAGGAATTCCATCCACATCTTCTAGTGGAGCACCGTCAAGCTCTTCCTCAATTGGGGCACCATCAAGATCATCTGGTACTTCCTGAAAGCAAACACTAGTTAATTATTTCAAGAACAAATCTACATTACTTTACTTCTCCAAttattgtttcctttcttttcaaaggagTAGCTTTAAAACTACctaaaacccaaaaaacctcaACTTTGTTTTTGCTACCAAGTACAATTGCTTattgcagaggaaaaatatgACAATATCCCCCTctaaaaacacacaacaaagaACATGGAATTTGTCCACAATGACTGGAAGCTTTACAATACCTATATTCAAAAGAAGTTATATTAAGCTGAGGTTGAGCTCAAAATGAGCCAATTACAGTCAGATAAATTATACTTACTACATATGGAAGATTCCCTGAGAACCAGTAATCTGAACAACTGTCTGAAATCAACTATTTAGCAGGAACGCAAATTTAAGGAATACACATAAATGGTAAATACATGTACATATTCAAACTTGTTAGGTACAGGCACTGTCCCATATACATACACGTTCACCCTGCTCTACTGCTATGGGAAATAAGCTAACTTTCCAATTATAATGTAGGTCTCCCTCCCACTGTTCTGAAAGTTTCCAGAGTTACAAAATGAACTTATCCAAAACATACATGAACTTATCCAAAACATACATGAACTTATCCAAAACATACATGAACTTATCCAAAACATACATGAACTTATCCAAAACATACATGAACTTATCCAAAACATACATGAACTTATCCAAAACATACATGAACTTATCCAAAACATACATGAACTTATCCAAAACATACATGAACTTATCCAAAACATACATGAACTTATCCAAAACATACATGAACTTATCCAAAACATACATCCATTTATTAGTGTCTACTGTCTTGATTCTCTTAAATACAATATATACATGACTGTAAACAGATTAGTACACATTCAACTCAGTGATAATGATATTCTACAAATTTTAAGCCTAGAGCTTCAAAATATTGAATAATAATTTATACATGTCACTGTGCAGTAACTAAAACTCATTATATCTCATTTAAAATCACctccataaaggaaaaaaaaaaaaagagataaatgcTATAACAAAACTAGAAATTTAGCAACCTGCTGCTCTAATACAACACAGTAAAGATCAGAGTAGAATATCACCAATGTAAACATTCTACCACAACCTTTCTCTCCAACTAAGAAAGCTCAGATGGCTCTATTGCATCCAAGTACGACATtcacacaaaaagaaagtggATGATTCAGGTAGCCACATGCCTAGCTATTTAGgattctgaaatgaaaactaattCCTGAAATTCTAACCTAAAACTCACAGACAGGCACTACAGAGTATTTCCAATATGCAGGAGACACCTATCATTCTGCACTAGTCTGCTCTGAAATGGTCTCACAATATAGCTCCACCTCAGCAGCTTATCTACAAGCAACAAATGCATAAACAGATTAAATAGTATTTGCATCTGGAAATATGTTACAACTGCATTTAGAGCAAGgattcagagaaaaagaaaggtttatTCACACGAGCAGGGATACCAAGATAATCCTTGCCAACCctattttgtatttatacatttttcCTCACCATCTGCTAGCATCACTACCAAGGTCACTTACCTCTGTTTCTTTATCTTCCATGATATTTACAAGCCccaagaaaatattctgtagttTGATCAGAAATGGTTCTGGATAGATGGCCCAGTCTTCCCATGCTCGGAAGCATGTCATTACCCGTTGCTagaagcaataggaaaaaaggaattctAACAAATTTGTATTAAGAAATTTTAAGTTATGGGAAGTACACCACAGAGAGCTACTACTATTGACAGCTACTCCTAAGTAGGTCCATAGTGGACTATATTACAACGATACCATGCTGCACGAGACTAGTAATTTcatgaaaatatgtatatagaaactacttttttaaaaatctcacttgcatttaattttcccTTGATTAATGTAGCAGGAATTTAAATTTCAGCAGTTCACTGTTCCTATCTCAACAGTAAATTTCGTTCTGCCCAGATGTTCCAAGCAGGTACCTCTACTAAATATAACAGAAAATATCTTTccctttgtaaaataaaataactaaaattaaCACTGGCTTATTCATATTATTGAACTGAATTTatgtttctacttttttttgtgGAAGTGAACTATACGTGAAATGATGGGCTTCAGCTCAAGCTTGACACATTAAATGTAGCTGGAGATGtagatataaaaagaaaaaaatctactgcCTGTCTTTACCATATAACTtaataaacagttttaaaatagcagaTAACTAAAATTGATTCTCAATCCAGAGCAACTGGGAGCAGAGAAGGTAGAACCACCACAATGAAGACAATACAGAAAAACTAACTATATGGTAAGCTTTGTGTTTAAAGCTtctgatttgaaaaaaagagaaaaaaagaactgtagATGCATCTTTAaaacaagagaaggaaaagctaGGCTAAGCATAAGAATGGTGAGAAGCAGAGCACTTCATCTCAAAAATCATTCTCAACTACCCACAGTCAGACTGCTTATCAGACCTCAAAATAAAACCTAtcacacaaatatttaaaagtgaCTTTATGCTGTTATGTCCAGCAGTTTCTTTCCACACTGAGCAGcccaaatgtatttttgaaattGAAATATAGGTGGTCCAAAAATAATCATAAAGCTAGAAGGCCTTTGTTGTAATTTAAGTACTAGAGAGATATCCTTTCAACTCCTCAACTATATATCTACTACATGTGTGTTTGTTGGATGCTCATTCGCTTCCTTAATTTTAAGGATATCTTTCcaagagctgatttttttttaaaagctaaattaGGAAGCTTGAGGTCTAAGCCACCTATCATAGTATGCAATCTCTTGTGCAGGAACATCTATTTGACTTCTATGTCATGTAAATAACAATGAAATACATACCTTGAAATTTTCAGACTGTAAATGGCCTTGTATTGTACGGTAAGTAGCATTGAGATCAGAGAATATCTgacataattttgtttcaaaactaGAATTAAACATATACATTTCTTTAGTTAAACTTTGTAATATGTTTTCTGGACATACATAATTCACGAAAATACCTGGGACAGGACTCAAAAGCACAAGGTTCTGATCCCTATAGTAGCCATGAACTGAACTATAAAGTAAACATGATTACTATATATTAAACCACCTTGGACAACAACAGAATTGTGAAGGGAGATCTTCACATCTGCTGCAGTCTCTTTACGCAGCCTGGAAAGACTGGAGGAGGATAAAATGAGTTTTACAACCTATGTACAATGAAAGAATTGTCTCAAAATTcaatttgtgtttttaaaaaggcttaGTTATGTTTCTAATTTACTCAATGAGGCCCTCAATGAAAGCACAGTAACAGCTGCCTAGCTTCCCTTGAGCTTCTCTCAATGTGCAAAAAATAAACTGGCACAGCAAAGACCCACTACAACAAGAAGGATCATTTGCAATTGCTAGAGTTTTGTAACATGCTGAATATTCCCCATCATGCTACCATAACATCAGAGAGACTTGAGGAAgtaaagaaaatcaaatatCTATATGGGACAAAGGTACTCTCCCTTGGACATTTTTCCTAAACTCTGCTCAGCACCTTCAAAACAAAGTACGTAACCCCCTTTTCAGTTCTCCAAACTTCACTGacaattttaaaactctttgtaattaaaaaaaaaaatctatttaaaaaattgacTTCTTTGCATGGATTATTTGCTAAACCATACCTTGAATAATATCTACAGGCTCTCATTCTGTAAAGAAGCACATGAGTTATTCTCACCCCTGTGAGGTTCCATGCAAGTGGTCCCTTGCATAGGGCATGTGTACTTTTTGCATTACAAAGCAATCCTATGCACTAACATgctacattttatatattttcatgcAAAGAGATATAACATCATCAGTGTTATAACAGTATCCTCATAGAAAAGTGTGAATTTCTCTACAGTCACATTTATCCAGAGACATAAAAAACTGAATATAAGGACAttctttgttgttctttttaaatcatCAATCACCTAAAATATTATACTTACAATTTTCTATAGTAGGAAGCATTGGCAACTTTAGCTGAAGAGTTGTATAGCACATCTGACACTAGATATAATCTTGCAATCTACAATAAAGAGTGTTCAAATTAAGTATTCTTTCTGGAAAATTCATGCATTTTCAGGATAATTTAAGTTATCTGGAAGTATCGAAATAGAACTAAGTGTAACGGTCATATTGTTAATAAATATGGTAAGAGGCAATTAGCCCGTTATGCTACCAGGGTACTAGCCCCTCTAACGGTATTACCTAGTATTACAAAGGACAGATCATGGCATTAAAATTTTGATTTCCATGTTTGAACGGACTATTCTGCTGTTTTCAACTTCACAGTATGGTATAGCATTCTTTACAAACAGgttcagaaagaataaaaatatgtaacaaaATCCCACAGGAAGAAAGCATACTTAAATTCAAGCCCACCTTTTAATACAAAGCCTCAATGCTATCTGAAACTTACAAAACAATGCTTGTAAATAATATGCACATGCTGTTAAGTGAGCTCTTCCTCCGAAAAACAAGATTATACAAAATCTCCACACCTTCTTAGGAAGAGGAGTCTTCAGAATGGACAGTGATTCTGTAATGCAGTCTACAAtttcttcagcagcttctgCATTATTTAGACAGAAAACCATTGCATCACCAATATCATTCTTCCGAGGCGTTAATCCACGCAATATTTCCTCCAATTTGTCCCTCTGTCTGAAATACCAGGAATTTTAATACTTTCAATATAATATTAGCAGTACTTTGGGGAATATCCATTTAataatgatttaatttttccatctttagcacaaaagtaattttaagtatttctaaATTCTGTTGCATGAGTTTTTTCAGTGACTCATGAACATACGAATTCACATTACATAAATAAAGTGCAAGAAGTTCCCACTCAAGTATTGACTACACAGAAATCaaggaaaaacaacagagaaataCCTAATGCAGCAGATCAGTATCTGTAATAAAGTAGTTATCTTCCTGGATTTAGATTATGCCTAAATCAAAATGGGTAAATCTAAAGCATGCAAGTTATTTCTGCTACAGGATAAGAAACATTAGATTCAGAAAGCTAGTAAGAAGCaattatttcaggttttccCTGACCTCCACAGAAAGCACTTCCAAAAGAATATCTTTTTgagcatttcaaaaataaaatctaagaaataaattacatattAAAACCTCCAGAACCATGACTGGTATCATAACTATgatgaaaagaataaaacaggaaaaaatctaCATGCTCAGAGCATGGTTGGAATAATAATAGCAGAATTAAGAAACTCATGTATATAATTTCCACTACCACAGCCATCCCCACCACACTTAAAATTCACAGCAAAGAACTCTGACAACCTGTCCCTTCCTGTTTATTAACAACTGCTCCCAATTTTGATTTCTAATTAAATTCATCAGTAAATTTAAGATTATAACAACTGTTTAGTTCATGAGATCATAACAATGTTGAAAAAGGTGCTATATACACCCACCAGACAGgaacagaaaatgaggaaatactCATCTTCCCAATCCCCTTGAAATAAAGGGTTAATAACTGGATTGAAAGGACTCATTGTTTAATGTTGACAAACCTAACCAAATCCAGAATGTATTTTGCAACAAGTATCATCAAAAGAGACTAACTGAAAAACACTGAGGTTAAGAGAATTTCTAAGTAATATTATGACAAGCATCATAACTATTTAGGGATGATGTATtataactacagaaaaaaaagagaaaaaaaccaagcagattAGCAATTAATACAGCACTATAAATTAATAGAAGTTCATACTCTTCCTTAAGTGCACCCTTCTTGTTTGGTTCCTCCAcaaatgcttctgtttcttgCTCTTCTGACATCCCATGCAAGTATGGATTCAATGGTGGTGGCCTCCAAAATGATCCATTTTTGAACATACGGAAATCTTCTGTCCTCCACTTGGTTGGAGCATCTCCctacaaaaaaaccacatgtatttctattttggtgttcttttatttcattatgcTTGAGGTTATTAATTGTCACTAAATTTCTACTTGCCTGAAGAATCGAATAAAGCTTCCATCTATAATATACATGGGCTGGAGTCtggttttcaaataaaaacctaaaccaGTGGgcaaagaaaagacagaaaacattacGAATTATTTAATTGAAGCAAATTCAAaggaagtaattaaaaaatataactaAACCCTGTTCAGAATCCCACCTCAGCTACCGAGTGAACTCAAGACAGCTAAAATGATGTACACTCAACTACAGCACAGCTGTGCAGAACAAGTGCAACTGTTCCACGCACATAAATATCTAATCTGCAAAGCAGAGTGCAGAATTCCAAAGGTACAGTATTTCTCAGAAgttaaaagcagaacaaacagggtcagaaagaaCAACCGTGCAGCCCCACAGTAACGCAGAAGAATTAAGTGCAGAGAGTCACCACGGGAAAGAGTGCAACCTCAGCACAAGTGGTGCAGGAGCTCATAGTTACACAGTTAGGTTGTTCCAATCAAATACTAAATGATGTGAAGTTTTCCACCAGTAAATTGTCTGTCAGAACACACTGACAATATTGGGGGTGCAAGGAAAGGCAGcccatttttaacagccaagaTATTTTGACCTGCATATTTTCTCAATTTGTATATAAAAATCACAATGAACTTTCACTTTCAAccttactgaaaataaaacagttttaaaaggtCATTTAGTATCTCCCTGAAAAAGTTTTTCAGAGACTGAATTTcacaagaaattcagaaattgaTCCCTTCTTATTCCACTAATGACAAGAACTGGTAATTATGACAACTTCACTATGTCAGCTGAAGTTTAATTCTATTTGCATTGacatcaaagaaaaattactccCAGCTCTCGCTAAAGGTTAGAAATTAGGCTCCGGGAAGTCTGGACTTTACATTGAGTTAGTTtgggagggatttttttttcgttttttaaaaatgtatgtgctACTGCTTCCACAGATGACTTTGAATCCCTCAGAAAAGTAGGCATTAAATGTAATCTATTATATATactttacatatataaaaatgtgttctATAGCACATATatagtattttatttacttatatGTACATGTTAGCAACAACTGGAATAAAAGTGCATTGTTCAAAATGATAGCATAAGCATTTGTACAATTTGTAAAATTCAAATCTTCACGTGAAACTAGACATAGTAAAGCCAAATCTTATtagtatttcagaaatgcaaaagattagcaacagtGAAAATAGTTAGTGCTATTTCAAATTGAAGCAATGTAATAAGCACCTGAACATTGGATTGTTGATTTCTCGGTTCATGATCATGGCTTCAAACATAGGTCCTTCCCGTACCACAAACTCTATCATTCGATGTATCAAAGCGAGCAAATTCCTACAACAACAacacagttaaagaaaaattgatTCAGACCTAACACTATGTAAAGCTACACTCCACCTAAGATACTACAACTCTGCAGGAGATTATTTTGCTGTATTGTTAAGAAAACTGTATAAAAGATAAGGTAACATGGAACACATTATAGCCTTGCATCATAGACACGGGCATTCTAAAATAAAGACATGCCTAGGAGTGGTGGAGTAAGAATTTAAGGAGACCTCTTCCCTGAATTTCCACGGCTTAACCTACAACCATCTCTTGCTCAGCAGAAGCTTAATAGTCCTTATATATGAAAATGGACAACTGAACACCAAAGTACAATTAACTACCAAAAACTAAGCCCTCATCTAAATTGTCCAGAACTAAAGACCAAAGTGTTAGCTAAAAGTTCTACAGAGGAACAAGTGGCTGAATATTATACTCAAAATTAAACACACATAGTTTTGAATATTCAGTAGAAACTACACTCAGCTTTCAAACTATTCAAgtatgaaaggaaaagcaaatagcCTTCTTGATGCCAAACAGGGAGATGGTTTTCTTAAATTTAGATAATCTCTTTTTGGTCAAGCCTCAACTATTGGCATAGAACAAAAACTGTCCATCATTTCTGTCATACCATCCAACATTTCCTCCCTCATACTCTCAAGTGAGCCaaatcacaatttaaaaaaaaaatatgaaaatctgtatttgtttCATTCAGCACTACATCCTGAGACAGGCATGAAGCTACATCTGAAAATGCAGAGCCACTTACAAGCACGCTAACAGGAGACAGTCATATAAGCTTTATAGAGAACAGTGACCATCAGTTTCCAAACTTTTGGAGCTTTTCGGAAACAGGATCCTGAATTTTCAAAT
This sequence is a window from Phalacrocorax carbo chromosome 7, bPhaCar2.1, whole genome shotgun sequence. Protein-coding genes within it:
- the U2SURP gene encoding U2 snRNP-associated SURP motif-containing protein isoform X6 gives rise to the protein MLQCYRHQKIRKILRRNLLALIHRMIEFVVREGPMFEAMIMNREINNPMFRFLFENQTPAHVYYRWKLYSILQGDAPTKWRTEDFRMFKNGSFWRPPPLNPYLHGMSEEQETEAFVEEPNKKGALKEEQRDKLEEILRGLTPRKNDIGDAMVFCLNNAEAAEEIVDCITESLSILKTPLPKKIARLYLVSDVLYNSSAKVANASYYRKFFETKLCQIFSDLNATYRTIQGHLQSENFKQRVMTCFRAWEDWAIYPEPFLIKLQNIFLGLVNIMEDKETEEVPDDLDGAPIEEELDGAPLEDVDGIPIDAAPIDDLDGVPIKSLDDDLDGVPLDAAEDPKKNEPIFKVAPSKWEAVDESELEAQAVTTSKWELFDQHEESEEEEIQNQEEESEDEEDTQSSKSEEQHMYSNPIKEEMPESKSSVKYSEMSEEKRAKLREIELKVMKFQDELESGKRPKKPGQSFQEQVEHYRDKLLQREKEKELERERDRDKKDKEKSESRSKDKKEKEECTPTRKERKRRHSASPSPSRSSGSRRAKSPSPKSERSERSERSHKESSRSRSSHKDSPRDVSKKAKRSPSGSRTPKRSRRSRSRSPKKSGKKSRSQSRSPHRSHKKSKKSKH